A single window of Lepeophtheirus salmonis unplaced genomic scaffold, UVic_Lsal_1.4 unplaced_contig_9960_pilon, whole genome shotgun sequence DNA harbors:
- the LOC121131707 gene encoding uncharacterized protein produces MRSTIASLFICSTFCVAQGNIAESICKDRNSTECQIFVKEYPLYCFKPSNHHPCAESCGVCKAKCKDYHSACMRDAKIICFDGRDYHCPKMCGNCNVCEDLVHSSLCRKSQDRCKEDPNIRYSCRKTCKICSDDQLCNDAMPDVAYSCSLFEQKDIVFIQCIQKQ; encoded by the exons ATGAGGTCAACAATTGCTTCACTTTTTATCTGTAGTACATTTTGTGTTGCTCAAGGAAATATCGCAG aaagtaTTTGTAAAGATAGGAATTCAACAGAATgccaaatttttgtaaaagaatatcCATTATATTGCTTTAAACCATCCAATCACCATCCATGTGCAGAATCCTGTGGAGTTTGTAAAG ccAAATGTAAAGACTATCATTCTGCTTGTATGAGAGATGCTAAGATAATTTGTTTTGATGGGAGAGATTATCATTGTCCAAAAATGTGTGGTAATTGCAAtg tgTGTGAGGATCTAGTCCATTCTTCTCTTTGTCGAAAAAGCCAGGATCGTTGTAAAGAAGATCCTAATATTAGATATTCCTGCAGAAAAACATGTAAAATCTgca gtGATGATCAACTTTGTAATGATGCAATGCCAGACGTTGCATATAGTTGTTCTTTGTTTGAACAAAAGGATATTGTATTCATCCAATGTATTcagaaacaatga